The genomic window GACCAGCGTCTCGAACCCGGCCTGCACGAGGGCGGTGAGCCCGCCGCACAGGACGACCTGCTCACCGAAGAGGTCGGTCTCGGTCTCCTCCTCGAACGTGGTGTCGAGCACGCCCGCCCGGGCGCCGCCGATGGCCGCGGCGTAGGCGAGCGCCAGCTCCTTGGCCTTGCCCGACTCGTCCTGCGACACGGCGATGAGGCAGGGGGTGCCGCCGCCGTCCTCGTAGGTGCGCCGCACCAGGTGGCCGGGCCCCTTGGGGGCGACCATGCCCACGTCGACGCCGGCGGGGGGCTTGATCCGGTCGAAGCGGATGTTGAAGCCGTGGGCGAAGAAGAGGGCGTCGCCGTCCTTCAGGTGGGCGGCGATCGACTCGTCGTAGACCCGCTTCTGCTCCGTGTCGGGCAGGAGGATCATGACGAGGTCGGCCTCGGTGGCGGCCTGGTCGATCGACACGACCCGCAGCCCGGCCGCCTCGGCCTTGGCCTTCGACGACGAGCCCTCGCGCAGGCCGACCCGCACGTCGATGCCCGAGTCCTTCAGGTTGAGCGCATGGGCGTGGCCCTGCGAGCCGTACCCGATGATCGCCACCTTGCGGGAGGCGATGAGCGCCGGGTCGGCGTCCTTGTCGTAGTACACGTTGGCCATTTCTCGGGATTCCTTTCGGGGCGATTCGAGGCGAATCAAGCGGACTTGCGGGACGAGACGGGGCGGAGACCGGGGGTGCGCTCCAGCCGGGGCAGGGCGACGCGACCGGTGCGCTGCAGCTCCACGATCCCGAAGGGCCGCAGCAGGTCCTCCAGGTCGTCGAGGCGGTGGGGCTCGCCGTCGAGCGAGATGGTGAGCTCGTCGTGGCCGACGTCGACGATGCGCCCGCCGAACACCCCGACCAGCTCGATCACCTGGCTGCGGGCGGCGGCGTCGGCCCGGACGGTGGCCAGCATCAGCTCGCGCTCGACCGCGTCCCGTGGGTCGAGCTCGGAGATCTTCACCACGTTGACCAGCTTGAACAGCTGCTTGGTGATCTGCTCCAGCGGCGACGACTCGACGTCGACCACGATCGTGATCCGCGAGAAGCGGTCGTCCTCGGTGGGGGCGACGGCCAGCGAGTAGATGTTGAAGCCCCGCCGGGCGAACAGGCTCGACACGCGGGCCAGGACGCCCGCCTTGTTCTCCACCAGCACGACCAGCGTGTGGTGCCGGACGTCGATGCCCGGCAGGTGCGACCCGAAGGCGTTCATGATCATCGTCCTCCCTCGCCCTGGCTGGGGTCCACGATGATCGCATCGTTGGTCTGCCCGGAGGGAACCATCGGGTACACCTTCTCCCGGGAGTCGGTGCGGAAATCGATGACCACCGGGCGGTCGTCGATCTCGTTGGCCTTCTGGATGGCGGCGTCGACCTCGTCGGGCGACTCCACCCGCATCCCGACGCAGCCCATCGCCTCGGCCCACAGCTTGTAGTCGGGCAGGTCGGGCGACAGGTACACCTCGGAGTAGCGCTCCTCGTAGAACATCTCCTGCCACTGGCGGACCATGCCGAGGTAGGCGTTGTTGAGGATCGCCACCTTCACCGGGATGCGCTCGCTCGCCGCCGTGACCAGCTCCTGGGCGGTCATCTGGAAGCAGCCGTCGCCGTCGACCGCCCACACCATCCGGTCGGGCCGACCGACCTTGGCGCCGATCGCGGCCGGCACCGAGAAGCCCATCGTGCCCAGCCCACCCGAGTTGACCCAGGTGTAGGGGTGGTTGAACTTCCAGTACTGCGAGGTCCACATCTGGTGCTGGCCCACGCCCGAGGCGACGATCGTGTCCTCCGGGGTGCCGTCCCGCAGCCGCTCCAGCACGAACTGGGGCTTGAGGGCGTCACCCGGCTCCGACTGCTCGTAGGTCAGGGGGTACTTCTCCTGCCAGCCCGACAGCGTGGAGCGCCAGCCGGAGCGGTCCGGGAACTCGGCGCCCCCGTCGAGCAGGGCCTTCACCGCGATGATCAGCTCCTCGATCACCAGGCGGCAGTCGCCGACGATCGGGACGTCCGGCCGGCGGACCTTGCCCAGCTCGGCCGGGTCGATGTCGACGTGGATGATCTTGGCCTCCGGGGCGAACCCGTCGAGCTTGCCGGTGACCCGGTCGTCGAAGCGCGAGCCCAGGGCGATCAGCAGGTCGGACTGCTGCATGGCGGTGACGGCGGTGAAGTTGCCGTGCATGCCCGGCATGCCCAGGCACAGCGGGTGGTCGTCGGGGAAGGCGCCCCGGGCCATCAGCGTGGTGACGACCGGCAGCTCGCACAGCTCGGCCAGCTCCCGCAGCGCCTCCGCCGCCCGGGCCTTGAGGATCCCGCCGCCGGCGTAGATCACCGGCTTGCGGGCCGCCAGGATCAGCTCGGCGGCCTGGCGGATCATCTTCGGGTGGCCCTGCGTGTTGGGGCGGTAGCCGGGGAGGCTGGCCCGGACCTCCTCGTCGGTCGGCCAGTACCACTCCATCTGCGAGCGGGGGTTCATCGGGTCGACGATGTCCTTGGGCACGTCGACCAGCACCGGCCCCGGCCGCCCGGTGGTGGCGAGGTGGAACGCCTGGCGGACCGCCAGCGGGATGTCCTGGGCGTTGACGACCAGGTCGTTGTGCTTGGTGACCGACCGGGTGATGCCGACCGTGTCGCACTCCTGGAAGGCGTCGGTGCCGATCGCCGGGAACGGCACCTGGCCGGTGATGCACACCAGCGGCACCGAGTCCATGTAGGCGTCGCACAGCGGCGTGACGATGTTGGTGGCGCCCGGGCCGGACGTCACCATGCACACGCCGGGCTTGCCGGTGGCATGCGCGTAGCCCTCGGCCATGTGGCCGGCGCCCTGCTCGTGGCGCACGAGGATGTGGCGGATGGGGCTGTCGATGATCGGGTCGTACACCGGGAGGATCGCCCCGCCGGGGAGGCCGAACATCACATCGACACCCTCCATCTCGAGGGCACGTATCAGTGCTTGGCCACCTGAGATCTGCATCGTTACCTCTCCTGGGAGAGCTCCTGAGGTCGGACGAAAACTGAAACGACCTCCCTTGCGGGGAGGCCGGGGGTGCACACGCGCGGGGAGCCGGGCGTGTGCTAGCTAAGTACTACGAGGTGGCGAGAGAGATGTTCGCTCCGCATCAGCCGAGAGCCTCGCGCACTCCGTCACACACCGGCAAGACGGTTACGCCACTTGTCCGCCATACCCCCGCCCCCAGCTCACCGGGGACCAGGCGACGCCCTACGCCTCGGTGATCGCGCCCCGCTCGGCGCCGGAGGCCAGGCGGGCGTACTTGGCGAGGACGCCCGACGTGTAGCGGGGCTCGGGGAGCTTCCACTCGGCCCTCCGGCGGGCCAGCTCGTCGGCGTCGACCAGCAGGTCGATGACCTTGGTGGCGACGTCGATGGCGATCCGGTCGCCGTCGCGCACGAACGCGATCGGCCCGCCGTCGACCGCCTCCGGGGCGACGTGGCCGATGCAGAACCCGTGGGTGCCACCGGAGAAGCGACCGTCGGTGACCAGGGCGCAGTCGGCCCCCCGCCCGGCGCCCTTCATGGCACCCGTGACCGCCAGCATCTCCCGCATGCCCGGGCCGCCCTTCGGCCCCTCGTAGCGGATGACCACCACCGTGCCGGGCTCGATCGAGCCGGCCAGGATCGCCTCCATGGCGCCGTCCTCGCCGTCGAACACCCGGGCCGGGCCCTCGAAGCGGTCGAACGATATGCCGGCCACCTTCACGACCCCGCCCTTCGGCGCCAGGGAGCCGGTGAGCACGGCGATGCCGCCGATGGCGTGGATCGGGCTGTCGAGGCGGTGGATCACGTCGCCGTCGGGGGCGGGCGGGTCGATCTCGGCCAGGTTCTCGGCCATCGTCCTGCCGGTGACCGTGAGGCAGTCGCCGTTGAGCAGGCCGGCCTCCAGGAGGTGGCGCAGCACGACCGGCACGCCGCCGACCCGGTCGACGTCGGCCATGTGGTACTTGCCGGCCGGCTTGGTGTCGGCGATGTGCGGCACGCGGGCGGCGACCTTGTTGAAGTCGTCGAGCGCCAGCTCCACCCGGGCCTCGGCGGCGATGGCCAGCAGGTGCAGCACGGCGTTGGTGGAGCCGCCCAGCGCCATGGTCACGGCGATGGCGTTCTCGAAGGCCTCGCGGGTGAGGATCTGGCGGGGGCGGATGCCCAGCTTGAGCAGGTCGACCACGGCCTGGCCCGAGGCGTAGGCGAAGTCGTCACGCCGCCGGTCGACCGCCGGGGCCGACGCCGAGCCGGGCAGGCACATGCCCAGCGCCTCGGCGATCGAGGCCATGGTGTTGGCGGTGAACATGCCGGCGCAGGAGCCCTCGGTGGGGCAGGCGTTGCGCTCGATGTGGTCGAGGTCGGCGTCGGACATGGCCCCGGTGGCGTGGGCGCCGACGGCCTCGAACACGCTCACGATGTCGAGCGCCTGGCCGTTGTAGTGGCCCGGCAGGATCGACCCGCCGTACACGAACACCGACGGCACGTTGAGGCGGGCGGCGGCCATGAGCATGCCGGGCAGCGACTTGTCGCAGCCGGCGAAGGTGACCATGGCGTCGAAGCGCTCGGCGTGCATCACGGTCTCGACGGAGTCGGCGATCACCTCGCGGGACACCAGCGACGCCCGCATGCCCTCGTGGCCCATGGAGATGCCGTCGCTCACGGCGATGGTGGTGAACTCGATCGGGAAGCCGCCGGCGGCCCGCACGCCCTCCTTCGACCGCTTGGCCAGGCGGTCGAGCGGCATGTTGCAGGGCGTGACCTCGTTCCACGACGAGCACACGCCGATCTGGGGCTTGTCCCAGTCGTCGTCGGTCATGCCGATGGCCCGGAGCATCGCCCTCGCCGGTGCCCGCGAGGCCCCGTCGGTCACCTCGAAGCTCCGAGGCTTGATGTTCACACGCTGCTCGTTCTCGGTCCCTTCGGCCATCCGGGGAGATTACGCCTGCCCGAAGACCTGTCCGCACGGAATTGGCGACGTCTGCTGTCTACGGCAGGCCGAAGGCGTGGACACCGGTCGACGTCACGACGAAGACCCTTCCGTTCGACACGACCATCTCGCCCACCTGCCCGTCCACCGTGACCGTCGTCAGCGGGTCACAGGTCGCCGCACCGCACCCGGCCGCGTCGTAGACCTCGAGCTGCGAGACGGGGTTCGGACTGTCGTCGCTGACGTAGACGGACAGGTACACCAGATCGCCGGCCACCACGGGACCGCCGACGCTGCCGCCGTTGGAAACAGGGGGCTCGGCTCCGGTCCACGCCGGTGCGCAGTCCGGCGCGCCGCAGTCGGCGAAGGCGATGAGCTGTCCGTGCCGGGGACCGACGACGGCGGCCGTGAACACCGTGCCCTCCCGGACCGCCGGCTTGACCAGGTTGCCCCCCTCCACATCCACCACGCCCGACCAGGCATCCGCGCCGGTGGCGGCGTCGAGGGCGAGAACGCGGTCCGCCTCGCCGGTCCCCCCGGGCTGGACGAGGTAGACGCGGCCGGCGGCGCTCACCGGCACGAGGCGTGTCTGGATGACGCGGATCCACCCCGGGTTGGCGCTGCCCGGCAACGGCCCCGCCGCGACGTAGCTGAAGTCCCCCGGGAAGTACAGCCCGGTGGACTCGTCCATCGTGACGGCCGTACCGCCGAGGTCGTAGGTGACACCCGTGTCCCACTCGTAGGCGAACATGCCGTGGATCGGGTTGAACTGGGCGTCGTAGCCATAGCTGGGGAGCAGCGCGAAGCGCCGGCCGACCGCAGTCTCGGCGCTGGGGCCGAGGCAGGTGGCGGGGTCGTCCCACGCCCGGATGTCGTCGGCGACCCGGCGGGCACCCGTCTCGACGTCCCGGGCCTCGAGCGCAGCTTCGGCGCAATGGCCCGGGAACGCGGGGCTGGCCGTGTACACGAGGCCACCGTGGATGACGGGGCTGCCGTCGAAGGACGGGTGGTCCCACACGACGTCGCCCGTCGCCACATCCAAGCCGTAGGTGTGGGTGTCCGTCGCGATCACCAGACGGGAGTTCGACGCCACGATGTTCCGCGGCGAGGGCACCAGCGGTGACGACCACAGCTCGGTCAGCTGACCGATCGTGTCCGCGGTCAACGTCTCCTCGGTCGGGTTGTACGACGAGCGCCCGGCGTCGTAGCCGTACTGCGCCCACTCGAAGCAGCCGCTCAGCGACAGCGCCAGCGCCGTCACCAGGGCCAACTCCGCGCCTCGCGCGGTGATCCGCCTCATCCCGCCTCCCCTTCACCCGATCGCCTCGAGCGAGATCTTCGCGCCGGAGCGGAAACTCTGCTGCGAGACTCCTCGTCACCAGCGCAGACTCCCTGCCGTGAGCGCCCGTCCCGCCCTGCGCAGCCCCCACGACCGGGAGATCGTCAGGTTGGCGGTGCCGGCGTTCGGGGCGCTGATCGCCGAGCCGCTGTACGTGCTGGCCGACACCGCGGTGGTGGGGCGCCTGGGCACGACGCAGCTGGCGGGCATGGCCGTCGCCGCCAGTGTGCTCCTGACGCTCTACAGCGTGTTCATCTTCCTGGCCTACGGCACGACCGCGGCGGTGAGCCGCCTGCTCGGGGCGGGCGACGAGCGGGAGGCAGCCCACCAGGCGGTGCAGTCGCTGTGGCTGGCGGCGCTCATCGGGGCGGGGTTGATCGTGGTCGGCTACCTGCTGTCGGAGCCAGTGGTGGGGGCGCTCGGGGCCGAGGGGGCGGTGCGGACCAACGCCCTCGTCTACCTGCGCATCTCGTTGCTGGGCCTGCCGGCGATGCTGGTGGTGCTGGCCGGCACCGGCTACCTGCGGGGCCTGCAGGACACCCGCACGCCGCTGTTCCTGGCGATCGGCACCGGGCTGCTGAACCTGGTGCTGGAGCTGGTGCTCGTCTACGGCTTCGACCGGGGCATCGGCGCCTCGGCGCTGACGACGGTCGTCGCCCAGTGGGTGGCAGCGGGGTTCTACGTGGCGCGGGTGGCGGCCTCGGCCCGGCACCTGGGCGCGTCGCTGTCGCCCCACCCGGCCAGCCTGCGGCGGCTGCTGGTGGTGGCCCGTGACCTGCTGGTGCGGACCGCGGCGCTGCGGGCGTCGCTGGTGGTCGCCACCGCCGTCGCCACCCGCATCGGCACCGTCGACGTGGCCGCCCACCAGGTCGCCTTCGAGGTGTGGACGTTCCTGGCCTTCACGCTCGACGCCGTCGCCATCGCCGGCCAGGCGATCGTGGGCCGGACGCTGGGTGCGGGCGACGGCGACGAGGCGCGGGCGGTGGGGCGCCGGATGATCGAGTGGGGCGTGATGCTCGGCGTGGTGCTGGGGGCGTTGCTGCTGCTGCTCCGGCCGCTGCTCCCCCACCTGTTCACCGACGACGACGCCGTGATCGCCCTCGCCCAGTTCGTCCTGGTGTGGGTGGCGGTGGTGCAACCGCTGAACGCCGTCGCCTTCGTGCTCGACGGTGTGCTGATCGGGGCCGGTGACCAGCACTTCCTCGCCTGGGCGATGGCCGGTGCCGCGGCGGTGTTCGTCCCCGCGGCCGTGGCGGTCGCGGTGCTCGGGCTGGGGATCGGCTGGCTGTGGGCCGCCCTCGGCCTGCTGATGGCGGTGCGGGCCGGGTCGCTCCTGTGGCGCTTCTCCGGCGACGCCTGGGTCGTCCTCGGCGCCACCCGCTGACAACCCGAAACTTCGACAGAAACGGTCGCTATGGCGCCATCCCTGTCGAAATTTCGTCAGAAACCGGTGGTGCAGTGGGGGGCGCGGGTGGGGCGGAAAGCGGCGTCGAGGCGGTCGACGGTGCCGGGGGTGCGCTCCTCCACGACGCCCGCCCGCTGGAGCGTCGACCAGGTGACGCCGCCGAGCAGCAACGCCCCCAGCTGCGCCATGCCGAGCACCACGTCGGGCTCGACCGACACCCGGGCGCAGTCGGTGCCGTCGGGGCCGGCG from Acidimicrobiales bacterium includes these protein-coding regions:
- the ilvC gene encoding ketol-acid reductoisomerase; this translates as MANVYYDKDADPALIASRKVAIIGYGSQGHAHALNLKDSGIDVRVGLREGSSSKAKAEAAGLRVVSIDQAATEADLVMILLPDTEQKRVYDESIAAHLKDGDALFFAHGFNIRFDRIKPPAGVDVGMVAPKGPGHLVRRTYEDGGGTPCLIAVSQDESGKAKELALAYAAAIGGARAGVLDTTFEEETETDLFGEQVVLCGGLTALVQAGFETLVEAGYQPESAYFECLHELKLIVDLMYEQGIAGMRYSISDTAEYGDLTRGPRIINDGVKAEMKAILDEIRSGKFADEWIAESEAGRPVYNDLKQKGQEHQIEVVGAELRAMMPWISAGKTRVQDASGG
- the ilvN gene encoding acetolactate synthase small subunit, with protein sequence MNAFGSHLPGIDVRHHTLVVLVENKAGVLARVSSLFARRGFNIYSLAVAPTEDDRFSRITIVVDVESSPLEQITKQLFKLVNVVKISELDPRDAVERELMLATVRADAAARSQVIELVGVFGGRIVDVGHDELTISLDGEPHRLDDLEDLLRPFGIVELQRTGRVALPRLERTPGLRPVSSRKSA
- a CDS encoding acetolactate synthase large subunit: MQISGGQALIRALEMEGVDVMFGLPGGAILPVYDPIIDSPIRHILVRHEQGAGHMAEGYAHATGKPGVCMVTSGPGATNIVTPLCDAYMDSVPLVCITGQVPFPAIGTDAFQECDTVGITRSVTKHNDLVVNAQDIPLAVRQAFHLATTGRPGPVLVDVPKDIVDPMNPRSQMEWYWPTDEEVRASLPGYRPNTQGHPKMIRQAAELILAARKPVIYAGGGILKARAAEALRELAELCELPVVTTLMARGAFPDDHPLCLGMPGMHGNFTAVTAMQQSDLLIALGSRFDDRVTGKLDGFAPEAKIIHVDIDPAELGKVRRPDVPIVGDCRLVIEELIIAVKALLDGGAEFPDRSGWRSTLSGWQEKYPLTYEQSEPGDALKPQFVLERLRDGTPEDTIVASGVGQHQMWTSQYWKFNHPYTWVNSGGLGTMGFSVPAAIGAKVGRPDRMVWAVDGDGCFQMTAQELVTAASERIPVKVAILNNAYLGMVRQWQEMFYEERYSEVYLSPDLPDYKLWAEAMGCVGMRVESPDEVDAAIQKANEIDDRPVVIDFRTDSREKVYPMVPSGQTNDAIIVDPSQGEGGR
- the ilvD gene encoding dihydroxy-acid dehydratase encodes the protein MAEGTENEQRVNIKPRSFEVTDGASRAPARAMLRAIGMTDDDWDKPQIGVCSSWNEVTPCNMPLDRLAKRSKEGVRAAGGFPIEFTTIAVSDGISMGHEGMRASLVSREVIADSVETVMHAERFDAMVTFAGCDKSLPGMLMAAARLNVPSVFVYGGSILPGHYNGQALDIVSVFEAVGAHATGAMSDADLDHIERNACPTEGSCAGMFTANTMASIAEALGMCLPGSASAPAVDRRRDDFAYASGQAVVDLLKLGIRPRQILTREAFENAIAVTMALGGSTNAVLHLLAIAAEARVELALDDFNKVAARVPHIADTKPAGKYHMADVDRVGGVPVVLRHLLEAGLLNGDCLTVTGRTMAENLAEIDPPAPDGDVIHRLDSPIHAIGGIAVLTGSLAPKGGVVKVAGISFDRFEGPARVFDGEDGAMEAILAGSIEPGTVVVIRYEGPKGGPGMREMLAVTGAMKGAGRGADCALVTDGRFSGGTHGFCIGHVAPEAVDGGPIAFVRDGDRIAIDVATKVIDLLVDADELARRRAEWKLPEPRYTSGVLAKYARLASGAERGAITEA
- a CDS encoding PQQ-binding-like beta-propeller repeat protein, translated to MRRITARGAELALVTALALSLSGCFEWAQYGYDAGRSSYNPTEETLTADTIGQLTELWSSPLVPSPRNIVASNSRLVIATDTHTYGLDVATGDVVWDHPSFDGSPVIHGGLVYTASPAFPGHCAEAALEARDVETGARRVADDIRAWDDPATCLGPSAETAVGRRFALLPSYGYDAQFNPIHGMFAYEWDTGVTYDLGGTAVTMDESTGLYFPGDFSYVAAGPLPGSANPGWIRVIQTRLVPVSAAGRVYLVQPGGTGEADRVLALDAATGADAWSGVVDVEGGNLVKPAVREGTVFTAAVVGPRHGQLIAFADCGAPDCAPAWTGAEPPVSNGGSVGGPVVAGDLVYLSVYVSDDSPNPVSQLEVYDAAGCGAATCDPLTTVTVDGQVGEMVVSNGRVFVVTSTGVHAFGLP
- a CDS encoding MATE family efflux transporter; this encodes MSARPALRSPHDREIVRLAVPAFGALIAEPLYVLADTAVVGRLGTTQLAGMAVAASVLLTLYSVFIFLAYGTTAAVSRLLGAGDEREAAHQAVQSLWLAALIGAGLIVVGYLLSEPVVGALGAEGAVRTNALVYLRISLLGLPAMLVVLAGTGYLRGLQDTRTPLFLAIGTGLLNLVLELVLVYGFDRGIGASALTTVVAQWVAAGFYVARVAASARHLGASLSPHPASLRRLLVVARDLLVRTAALRASLVVATAVATRIGTVDVAAHQVAFEVWTFLAFTLDAVAIAGQAIVGRTLGAGDGDEARAVGRRMIEWGVMLGVVLGALLLLLRPLLPHLFTDDDAVIALAQFVLVWVAVVQPLNAVAFVLDGVLIGAGDQHFLAWAMAGAAAVFVPAAVAVAVLGLGIGWLWAALGLLMAVRAGSLLWRFSGDAWVVLGATR